Proteins from one Chaetodon auriga isolate fChaAug3 chromosome 19, fChaAug3.hap1, whole genome shotgun sequence genomic window:
- the LOC143338432 gene encoding SOSS complex subunit C-like isoform X2 produces the protein MAANPPGQAFPNKTRVAILAELEKERRRLMQNQSMNTPGASISLSRPSLKEFRDNAEQQHIAAQQKAALQHAHAHSSGFFITQDSSFGNLILPVLPRLEPES, from the exons ATGGCTGCTAATCCTCCGGGACAAG CCTTCCCAAACAAGACACGAGTGGCAATACTGGCGGaactggagaaggagaggaggaggctgatgCAGAATCAGTCCATGAACACACCTGGAGCCAG CATCTCGCTGTCCAGGCCGAGCCTGAAGGAGTTCAGGGACAacgcagagcagcagcacatcgCTGCCCAGCAGAAGGCTGCcctgcag catgcacacgcacactcatcAGGCTTCTTCATCACTCAGGACTCCTCGTTTGGGAACCTCATCCTCCCCGTCCTTCCACGCCTGGAGCCTGAGTCGTGA
- the LOC143338432 gene encoding SOSS complex subunit C-like isoform X3: MQLNKTIPFPNKTRVAILAELEKERRRLMQNQSMNTPGASISLSRPSLKEFRDNAEQQHIAAQQKAALQHAHAHSSGFFITQDSSFGNLILPVLPRLEPES, translated from the exons ATGCAACTCAACAAGACGATAC CCTTCCCAAACAAGACACGAGTGGCAATACTGGCGGaactggagaaggagaggaggaggctgatgCAGAATCAGTCCATGAACACACCTGGAGCCAG CATCTCGCTGTCCAGGCCGAGCCTGAAGGAGTTCAGGGACAacgcagagcagcagcacatcgCTGCCCAGCAGAAGGCTGCcctgcag catgcacacgcacactcatcAGGCTTCTTCATCACTCAGGACTCCTCGTTTGGGAACCTCATCCTCCCCGTCCTTCCACGCCTGGAGCCTGAGTCGTGA
- the LOC143338432 gene encoding SOSS complex subunit C-like isoform X1 translates to MRHVVLADILFCPSLSSPIVSWSCCIFHPAFPNKTRVAILAELEKERRRLMQNQSMNTPGASISLSRPSLKEFRDNAEQQHIAAQQKAALQHAHAHSSGFFITQDSSFGNLILPVLPRLEPES, encoded by the exons ATGAGGCATGTGGTGTTAGCTGACATCTtgttctgtccctctctctcttcccccatTGTCTCTTGGTCTTGTTGTATCTTTCACCCAGCCTTCCCAAACAAGACACGAGTGGCAATACTGGCGGaactggagaaggagaggaggaggctgatgCAGAATCAGTCCATGAACACACCTGGAGCCAG CATCTCGCTGTCCAGGCCGAGCCTGAAGGAGTTCAGGGACAacgcagagcagcagcacatcgCTGCCCAGCAGAAGGCTGCcctgcag catgcacacgcacactcatcAGGCTTCTTCATCACTCAGGACTCCTCGTTTGGGAACCTCATCCTCCCCGTCCTTCCACGCCTGGAGCCTGAGTCGTGA
- the LOC143338432 gene encoding SOSS complex subunit C-like isoform X4, which translates to MQNQSMNTPGASISLSRPSLKEFRDNAEQQHIAAQQKAALQHAHAHSSGFFITQDSSFGNLILPVLPRLEPES; encoded by the exons atgCAGAATCAGTCCATGAACACACCTGGAGCCAG CATCTCGCTGTCCAGGCCGAGCCTGAAGGAGTTCAGGGACAacgcagagcagcagcacatcgCTGCCCAGCAGAAGGCTGCcctgcag catgcacacgcacactcatcAGGCTTCTTCATCACTCAGGACTCCTCGTTTGGGAACCTCATCCTCCCCGTCCTTCCACGCCTGGAGCCTGAGTCGTGA
- the kiaa1958 gene encoding uncharacterized protein kiaa1958, whose protein sequence is MSDLVQTTSDGLCKLVRWAHSHGTICNLIPSLQHLTCGSYVLTPEPGPHGSSVPVAVWGCGAGHAYHWPLSDHSNGSVNKNQGQERFVGGRPSNKVTVRASCDLSYSDAASEGEEFSSRLFDIAGCDSSATDEDGDYEPRPSRKRGGAPGGAAVGKKVKQEAASAEDYDTAANITSMGLAVTAAVDVSQACQAPNTHSQITHTLLPNKPLAPCPQNGQDPGCEGLLNPEMEPLGGGSCMAGTMEQAERCSSATEATEKMAGEQNELEKLRELLCAERSRNQQMTEIISSLKQDKELLQHELTKKAELICDFLQDKLRPEKRRTHCSSQMEPGSSHMTPADDVAGFDSSTLFDSFEEMELHPLERHRILKSKRSRDGENTRVRMKNVVGVIARYMAALQEFRRSVSMKVAFDRVGVDRNTISRTAAIAELSLAAPEVFHALAPWDEKEETLAHYAHRCRQAMDDNIKAKIKTMKAKGELLPIVSK, encoded by the exons ATGTCCGACCTGGTTCAGACCACCTCTGATGGTCTGTGTAAACTCGTCCGCTGGGCTCACAGCCATGGCACCATCTGCAACCTCATCCCCAGCCTGCAGCACCTCACCTGTGGCTCCTATGTGCTGACACCAGAACCCGGTCCGCATGGCAGCAGCGTCCCCGTCGCCGTGTGGGGTTGTGGCGCTGGACACGCCTACCACTGGCCCCTCAGTGACCATAGCAATGGCTCAGTGAATAAAAACCAGGGCCAGGAGAGGTTTGTTGGAGGGCGTCCGTCCAATAAG GTGACAGTGAGGGCATCATGTGACCTCTCTTATAGCGATGCTGCCTCGGAGGGGGAGGAGTTCAGCAGCCGGCTGTTTGACATTGCTGGATGTGATTCGTCGGCCACAGATGAAGATGGCGACTACGAGCCCCGCCCATCCAGGAAAAGAGGCGGGGCACCAGGTGGAGCGGCTGTGGGGAAGAAGGTGAAGCAGGAAGCAGCCTCAGCAGAGGATTATGACACTGCTGCTAACATCACTAGCATGGGGCTAGCAGTGACAGCCGCTGTGGATGTTTCACAGGCTTGTCAGGcgccaaacacacactctcaaatcacacacacactgttgcctAACAAGCCCCTCGCACCCTGCCCTCAGAATGGACAGGATCCGGGGTGTGAGGGATTACTGAACCCAGAGATGGAGCCGCTGGGGGGAGGCAGCTGCATGGCAGGGACCATGGAGCAGGCCGAGAGATGCAGCTCTGCCACAGAGGCTACAGAGAAGATGGCAG gGGAGCAGAATGAGCTGGAGAAGCTGCGAGAGTTACTCTGTGCAGAACGCAGCCGTAACCAGCAGATGACGGAGATCATCTCCAGTCTGAAGCAGgacaaagagctgctgcagcacgaACTCACGAAAAAAGCCGAACTCATCTGTGACTTCCTGCAAGACAAACTGCGGCCAG AGAAGAGGCGGACTCATTGCTCTAGCCAGATGGAACCGGGAAGTTCACACATGACCCCCGCTGATGATGTGGCAGGTTTTGATTCGTCTACACTGTTTGACTCGTTTGAGGAAATGGAGCTTCACCCTCTGGAGCGCCACAGGATCCTGAAGAGCAAGAGGAGCCGGGATGGAGAAAACACCCGAGTCAGGA TGAAAAACGTGGTGGGTGTGATAGCGCGCTACATGGCGGCCCTCCAAGAGTTTCGACGCAGTGTTTCCATGAAGGTGGCCTTTGACCGGGTCGGCGTGGACCGCAACACCATCTCCCGCACAGCGGCCATAGCTGAGCTCAGCCTGGCCGCTCCGGAGGTGTTTCACGCACTGGCACCGTGGGATGAGAAGGAGGAGACGCTGGCACATTATGCCCACCGCTGCCGACAGGCGATGGATGACAACATTAAGGCCAAGATCAAAACGATGAAGGCAAAAGGGGAACTGCTGCCCATTGTGTCCAAGTGA